A window from Agrobacterium tumefaciens encodes these proteins:
- a CDS encoding ABC transporter ATP-binding protein — protein MASISLKKLNKTFGALKVVHDIDLDIADKEFIILVGPSGCGKSTTLRMIAGLEEISGGELRIGEDVMNDVPSKDRDIAMVFQNYALYPHMTVYKNMAFGLELRKAPRDLIDTKVKDAAKILDITHLLNRKPKALSGGQRQRVALGRAMVRNPEVFLLDEPLSNLDAKLRGTMRSEISKLHKRLDATFIYVTHDQVEAMTMADRIVVMKDGHIQQVDTPQNLYDRPINMFVAGFIGAPQMNMLPVTLRRDGDRVIALFDGNPLPLPADIDTARLLPYEAKDIVLGIRPENFHEFAPADIDAANVAPFRATVELAEPMGSEVHLNLVSGGRNLVARVSPRFRAKIGDPVELVADLTNAQLFDPATERSILY, from the coding sequence ATGGCAAGCATTTCCCTGAAAAAACTCAACAAGACCTTCGGCGCGCTCAAGGTCGTTCACGATATCGATCTGGATATTGCCGACAAGGAATTCATCATTCTGGTCGGCCCTTCCGGATGCGGAAAATCCACGACGCTCAGGATGATCGCCGGGCTGGAGGAAATCTCCGGCGGCGAGTTGCGCATTGGCGAGGACGTGATGAACGATGTCCCCTCGAAAGACCGCGACATCGCCATGGTGTTCCAGAACTATGCGCTTTATCCGCACATGACCGTCTACAAGAACATGGCCTTTGGTCTGGAACTCAGAAAGGCGCCGCGCGATCTCATCGACACCAAGGTCAAGGATGCGGCGAAAATCCTCGACATCACTCATCTCTTAAACCGCAAGCCGAAAGCGCTCTCCGGCGGCCAGCGCCAGCGCGTCGCGCTCGGCCGGGCCATGGTGCGCAATCCGGAAGTCTTCCTTCTCGATGAGCCGCTTTCCAATCTGGATGCCAAGCTGCGCGGTACGATGCGATCGGAAATCTCCAAGCTGCACAAGCGGCTGGACGCCACCTTCATTTACGTGACCCACGATCAGGTGGAGGCCATGACCATGGCGGACCGGATCGTGGTGATGAAGGACGGCCATATCCAGCAGGTGGATACGCCGCAAAATCTCTATGACCGGCCCATCAACATGTTCGTGGCGGGTTTCATCGGCGCGCCCCAGATGAACATGCTGCCCGTGACGCTGCGCCGCGACGGCGACCGCGTCATCGCCCTGTTCGACGGCAATCCGTTGCCCCTGCCGGCGGACATCGATACCGCACGCCTGCTTCCCTATGAGGCAAAGGACATCGTTCTCGGCATCCGTCCGGAAAATTTCCACGAATTCGCCCCGGCGGATATCGATGCCGCCAATGTCGCACCCTTCCGGGCGACGGTGGAACTGGCGGAGCCGATGGGGTCGGAAGTGCATCTCAACCTCGTCTCCGGCGGCCGAAATCTCGTCGCACGCGTCTCGCCGCGTTTCAGGGCGAAGATCGGCGATCCCGTCGAGCTGGTGGCCGATCTGACGAACGCGCAGCTTTTCGATCCCGCCACCGAGCGATCGATCCTTTACTGA
- a CDS encoding carbohydrate ABC transporter permease, with amino-acid sequence MRIMGRKIPATTIGIYLTVIVVTIVMLLPFAWMLSASLKLSRDVFAFPIEWIPSQPRWENYVEIWTKIPLALFIYNTSKLTIIVTLLQLLTSSFAAYAFAKLHFPYKNTLFLGYIATIAMPWQVYMVPQFLLMREFGLNNTHLALIFLQAFTAFGVFLMRQFYMSIPNELCEAARIDGMNEYQIWAKIMLPLSKPALSTLTIFTFVTTWNDFMGPMIYLTKTELKTIQIGLRMFISQYSAEYGLIMAASVVALIPVLVVFLALQRFFVEGVASTGLKG; translated from the coding sequence ATGCGCATCATGGGCCGAAAAATCCCCGCCACCACGATCGGCATCTATCTGACCGTCATCGTCGTCACCATCGTCATGCTCCTGCCCTTCGCATGGATGCTGTCGGCATCGCTGAAACTCAGCCGCGACGTCTTCGCCTTTCCGATCGAGTGGATTCCCTCCCAGCCGCGCTGGGAAAACTACGTGGAAATCTGGACGAAAATCCCGCTGGCGCTGTTCATCTACAATACCTCGAAGCTGACGATCATCGTCACTTTGCTGCAATTGCTGACGTCAAGTTTTGCTGCCTATGCCTTCGCCAAGCTGCATTTTCCCTACAAGAACACGCTGTTCCTCGGTTACATCGCCACCATCGCCATGCCCTGGCAGGTCTATATGGTGCCGCAATTCCTGCTGATGCGTGAATTCGGGCTCAACAACACCCATCTCGCCCTGATTTTCCTGCAGGCCTTTACCGCCTTCGGCGTCTTCCTGATGCGGCAATTCTACATGTCGATCCCGAACGAACTGTGCGAGGCAGCCCGCATCGACGGCATGAACGAATACCAGATCTGGGCGAAGATCATGCTGCCGCTCTCCAAGCCGGCTCTCTCCACCCTGACGATCTTCACCTTTGTCACGACCTGGAACGATTTCATGGGTCCGATGATCTATCTCACCAAGACCGAGCTGAAGACCATCCAGATCGGCCTGCGCATGTTCATTTCGCAATATTCGGCGGAATACGGGCTGATCATGGCCGCTTCGGTGGTGGCGCTCATTCCGGTTCTCGTCGTTTTCCTGGCATTGCAGCGCTTCTTCGTTGAAGGCGTCGCCTCCACCGGCCTCAAGGGTTGA
- a CDS encoding heparinase II/III domain-containing protein, with the protein MFVEMMRHLPDRFADFGSELTAEKIRASMPDAVRDSLVEAAEQALGEPWSVILAGDYREYGRSGNRDRFEGLYFSRRLKLNALVLGECAEAQGRFLDAIIDGLWLICEESGWQLPAHNSHIRGGPRDTLPDPQHPVIDLFAAETGANLALCLHLLAPELERTNTPLPSRIRAEIDRRITQPYLAQHFWWMGNGDERMNNWTAWITQNVLLSTLLLPTDQPTRRSVVKKAIKSLDAFQKDYAEDGACEEGVLYYGHAALCLFGAMSILEASAPGSMMPLFETPKLRNMAEFILNMHVAEDSFFNFADAPAKVETAGVREYLFGKAVLSLPLQAFAAACWKRSPDRLMQKEWNLWYRVQAVLAVSELSAFVPPEPAKSDTAYPGIGLAIARDGVFDLAVKAGHNGESHNHNDVGSFTLYKNGRPFIIDVGVETYTAKTFSPQRYEIWTMQSAFHNLPIFGGVMQAAGPEFAARDFVAEFSEKQAEIAFDIAGAYPPDAGVEHYRRRVRLLRGSRVEVTDDYQGKRDAVLSLMVAEKPIVTPENLIFPGLGGVVCEGAGALTIETITIDDARLRQSLPPMIYRILVPIKAKRLCLTIS; encoded by the coding sequence GTGTTTGTCGAAATGATGCGGCACCTGCCCGATCGGTTCGCCGATTTCGGCTCGGAACTGACGGCGGAAAAAATTCGTGCCTCAATGCCGGATGCGGTTCGCGACAGTCTCGTCGAGGCCGCGGAACAGGCCCTTGGCGAGCCCTGGTCCGTCATTCTGGCGGGCGATTACCGGGAATACGGCCGAAGCGGCAATCGCGATCGTTTCGAAGGACTTTATTTTTCCCGCCGGCTGAAGCTGAACGCGCTGGTTCTCGGAGAATGCGCCGAGGCGCAGGGCCGCTTCCTCGATGCCATCATCGACGGTCTCTGGCTGATATGCGAAGAGAGCGGCTGGCAATTGCCCGCCCATAATTCCCATATTCGCGGCGGTCCGAGAGATACCCTACCCGATCCGCAACATCCGGTGATCGACCTGTTCGCCGCCGAGACGGGCGCCAATCTTGCCTTGTGCCTACACCTGCTTGCGCCGGAACTTGAACGGACAAATACGCCCCTCCCATCCCGTATCCGCGCCGAAATCGACCGACGGATCACGCAGCCCTATCTTGCGCAACATTTCTGGTGGATGGGGAATGGCGACGAGCGGATGAATAACTGGACCGCCTGGATCACCCAGAACGTCCTGCTTTCGACCTTACTGCTGCCCACCGACCAGCCGACACGACGTTCGGTCGTCAAAAAGGCAATCAAGAGTCTCGACGCGTTTCAGAAGGATTATGCAGAAGACGGAGCCTGCGAAGAGGGCGTCCTTTATTACGGCCATGCGGCACTGTGCCTGTTCGGAGCAATGAGCATTCTCGAGGCCAGCGCCCCCGGCTCCATGATGCCGCTTTTCGAAACGCCGAAACTGCGCAACATGGCGGAATTCATCCTCAACATGCATGTGGCGGAGGACAGTTTTTTCAACTTCGCCGACGCACCGGCGAAGGTCGAGACCGCAGGGGTGCGGGAATATCTCTTCGGCAAGGCCGTCTTGTCCCTGCCGCTTCAGGCTTTCGCCGCCGCCTGCTGGAAACGCTCACCGGATAGGTTGATGCAGAAGGAGTGGAACCTCTGGTATCGCGTTCAGGCGGTTCTCGCCGTATCAGAATTATCTGCGTTTGTTCCCCCAGAACCGGCAAAGTCCGACACTGCCTATCCTGGCATAGGGCTGGCGATTGCCCGCGACGGGGTTTTCGATCTTGCCGTGAAGGCGGGCCATAATGGCGAAAGCCACAACCACAACGATGTCGGCAGTTTCACGCTTTATAAGAATGGCCGGCCATTCATCATCGATGTGGGGGTGGAAACTTACACCGCAAAAACCTTTTCACCGCAGCGATATGAAATCTGGACAATGCAGTCGGCCTTTCACAATCTGCCGATTTTCGGCGGCGTCATGCAGGCCGCCGGGCCAGAGTTTGCCGCACGCGATTTTGTGGCGGAGTTTTCGGAAAAACAGGCGGAAATTGCCTTCGACATAGCCGGAGCTTATCCGCCCGATGCGGGGGTCGAACATTACCGACGGCGCGTCCGGTTGCTGCGCGGCAGTCGCGTCGAGGTCACCGATGATTATCAGGGCAAGAGAGATGCGGTTCTGTCGCTGATGGTTGCCGAAAAGCCCATCGTCACGCCGGAAAACCTGATCTTTCCGGGTCTTGGAGGGGTGGTCTGTGAAGGCGCGGGCGCGCTCACCATCGAGACAATCACTATCGACGACGCCAGGCTTCGCCAGTCTTTGCCGCCGATGATCTATCGCATTCTTGTTCCCATCAAAGCCAAGCGTCTGTGCCTGACGATCAGTTAA
- a CDS encoding ABC transporter substrate-binding protein, whose product MEFKTTRRAFALATAGLGIAMGMGGTAFAAGDAPVTLKWALWDLDKGAYFKPLMEAYKQKHPNVTFEVVDLGSQDYTQMISTQLTGGSKDIDVVTIKDVPGYANLVRAGNITDLNSFIKDQKIETAPYGGLIEELTIDGKIYALPFRSDFWVVYYNKDVFDKAGVPYPTNDMSWAQFDEIAGKLKGGMGANRIYGALLHTWRSTVQLPGIQDGKHTLVDGNYEFLKPWYERALALQKSGAIPSYASLKTSNTHYSALFFNGTIGMLPMGTWFVGTQIAKVKSGESKSVNWGIVKFPHPDGVAAGATAAQIAGLSVNANSGHKEAALDFIKFVTGPEGAAIVASTGTFPALRTDDVAEKIAALPGFPQDQASKDALQAGKAYLEMAVNPNAAKIEVVLNRVHDALMTDNISIDDGIKDMNDGVKAIK is encoded by the coding sequence ATGGAGTTTAAAACAACCAGACGTGCATTTGCTCTCGCAACCGCCGGTCTCGGCATTGCCATGGGCATGGGAGGAACGGCATTCGCTGCGGGCGATGCACCAGTAACGCTCAAATGGGCGCTGTGGGATCTGGATAAGGGCGCTTATTTCAAGCCCTTGATGGAGGCCTACAAGCAGAAACATCCGAATGTGACGTTCGAGGTGGTGGACCTCGGCTCGCAGGACTATACGCAGATGATATCCACGCAGCTCACCGGCGGCTCCAAGGATATCGACGTCGTCACCATCAAGGATGTGCCCGGTTACGCCAATCTGGTGCGCGCCGGCAACATCACGGATCTCAACAGCTTCATCAAGGATCAGAAAATCGAGACGGCTCCCTATGGCGGCCTGATCGAGGAGCTGACCATCGACGGCAAGATTTACGCCCTGCCGTTCCGCTCGGATTTCTGGGTGGTCTATTACAACAAGGATGTTTTCGACAAGGCAGGCGTGCCTTACCCCACCAATGACATGAGCTGGGCGCAGTTTGATGAAATCGCGGGCAAGCTGAAGGGTGGCATGGGCGCCAACCGCATCTATGGCGCGCTGTTGCATACATGGCGTTCGACGGTGCAGCTGCCCGGCATTCAGGATGGCAAGCACACGCTGGTGGATGGCAATTATGAATTCCTGAAACCCTGGTATGAACGGGCGCTCGCCCTGCAGAAGAGCGGCGCGATTCCGTCCTATGCTTCGCTGAAGACATCCAACACCCATTATTCCGCTCTGTTCTTCAACGGAACGATCGGCATGCTGCCCATGGGCACATGGTTCGTCGGAACGCAGATCGCCAAGGTGAAATCCGGCGAGTCGAAAAGCGTCAACTGGGGCATCGTGAAGTTCCCGCACCCGGACGGTGTGGCGGCAGGCGCGACCGCCGCTCAGATCGCCGGATTGTCGGTCAATGCCAATTCCGGTCATAAGGAAGCGGCGCTGGATTTCATCAAGTTCGTCACCGGCCCTGAGGGTGCGGCCATCGTTGCCTCCACCGGCACCTTCCCCGCACTCAGAACCGATGACGTGGCCGAGAAGATCGCAGCGCTGCCGGGCTTCCCGCAGGATCAGGCCAGCAAGGACGCGTTGCAGGCCGGCAAGGCCTATCTGGAAATGGCGGTGAATCCCAATGCGGCCAAGATCGAAGTCGTCCTGAACCGCGTGCATGACGCGCTGATGACCGACAATATCTCCATCGATGACGGCATCAAGGACATGAATGATGGCGTCAAGGCCATCAAATAA
- a CDS encoding carbohydrate ABC transporter permease, protein MSDKQAAPYRRKKVRVVSRRRRRIENALVAYSFIAPNFLGFAIFTLGPILFAFALAFMHWDGSNAMRFAGLDNFWRLFEDKAFIAAFWNTVIYTAASVPATLACALGLAILLNQKIRGRNFFRTAMFFPYVASLVAVAVVWNMIFNPEMGPVNMLLYTLGLDPADMPGWAADRHWAMVTVILFGVWKSMGYYMVIYLAGLQGINAELYEAAGLDGANAWQKFIHVTLPQLAPTTFFVTVMLTIQSFKVFDQVYMITQGGPGTSTLVLVYHIYNEAFISWDLGYSSMIALVLFFLVLVVTIVQFKRQRED, encoded by the coding sequence ATGTCCGACAAGCAGGCGGCTCCGTATCGCAGGAAGAAGGTCCGCGTCGTCTCCAGACGGCGGCGCAGGATCGAAAACGCGCTCGTCGCCTATTCCTTCATCGCGCCCAATTTTCTCGGCTTTGCGATTTTCACGCTCGGACCAATCCTCTTTGCCTTTGCGCTCGCCTTCATGCACTGGGACGGCTCCAATGCAATGCGTTTTGCCGGTCTCGATAATTTCTGGCGGCTATTCGAGGACAAGGCCTTCATCGCGGCCTTCTGGAATACGGTCATTTACACCGCCGCATCGGTGCCGGCCACGCTTGCCTGCGCGCTGGGCCTTGCGATCCTGCTCAACCAGAAAATCCGCGGACGCAATTTCTTCCGCACGGCCATGTTCTTTCCCTATGTCGCGTCGCTGGTCGCCGTGGCCGTTGTCTGGAACATGATTTTCAATCCGGAAATGGGTCCGGTTAACATGCTGCTCTATACGCTCGGCCTTGATCCAGCCGACATGCCGGGATGGGCGGCGGACCGGCACTGGGCCATGGTCACGGTCATCCTTTTCGGCGTCTGGAAGAGCATGGGTTATTACATGGTCATTTATCTGGCTGGGCTGCAGGGTATCAATGCGGAGCTTTATGAAGCGGCGGGACTGGACGGCGCCAATGCCTGGCAGAAATTCATCCACGTCACCCTGCCGCAGCTCGCGCCGACGACCTTCTTCGTCACGGTGATGCTGACGATCCAGTCCTTCAAGGTTTTCGATCAGGTCTACATGATCACACAGGGCGGCCCAGGCACCTCGACGCTGGTTCTCGTCTACCACATTTACAATGAGGCCTTCATTTCCTGGGATCTCGGCTATTCCAGCATGATCGCGCTCGTCCTGTTCTTCCTGGTCCTTGTCGTCACCATCGTTCAGTTCAAACGGCAGCGGGAGGATTGA
- a CDS encoding glycoside hydrolase family 88 protein, protein MLDLTTSVPAPITPAEVDAALVAAIAQVRRNLPEFTYAAQNHSSVKNFYPAVANDQWTAGFWPGQIWLAFEHTGDRTFQHAAQIQVQSFLHRIENRIETDHHDMGFLYSPSCIAAWKLVGDEDGRRAALMAADQLMERFQPVGQFIQAWGRRDNPNEYRYIIDCLLNLPLLYWASRETDREDYRTVALAHARTTLTHSVRPDDSTYHTFYMDPETGAPVRGVTKQGYSDESYWARGQAWGIAGMAISYRYERLPAYRDTFERLLSFYLKRLPDDLVPYWDLIFSDSDGEPRDSSAAAIVACGLLEMAELETPEKAEEYRELAKRMVKSLADIYAVRDPEISNGQLLHGTYSKRTPHNTCRGEGVDECVSWGDYYYLEALIRLSRNWSSYW, encoded by the coding sequence ATGCTCGATTTGACCACGTCCGTTCCAGCCCCGATCACCCCAGCGGAAGTCGATGCCGCGCTTGTGGCCGCCATCGCGCAGGTCAGGCGCAACCTGCCGGAGTTCACCTATGCGGCGCAGAACCATTCAAGCGTGAAGAATTTTTATCCGGCCGTCGCCAACGATCAATGGACCGCCGGTTTCTGGCCGGGTCAGATATGGCTTGCCTTCGAACATACCGGCGACAGGACCTTTCAGCATGCGGCGCAAATTCAGGTGCAGAGCTTCCTGCACCGTATCGAAAACCGCATCGAGACCGATCATCACGATATGGGTTTTCTCTATTCGCCCTCCTGCATCGCCGCATGGAAACTGGTGGGAGATGAGGACGGCAGACGCGCGGCGCTGATGGCAGCGGACCAGCTGATGGAGCGGTTCCAGCCGGTCGGGCAATTCATTCAGGCTTGGGGGCGCAGGGATAACCCCAACGAATATCGCTACATCATCGACTGCCTTTTGAACCTGCCGCTGCTTTATTGGGCAAGCCGGGAAACGGACCGGGAAGATTATCGCACCGTGGCACTTGCGCATGCCCGCACCACGCTCACTCATTCCGTCCGGCCAGACGATTCCACTTATCATACATTCTACATGGACCCCGAAACCGGGGCACCGGTGCGCGGCGTGACGAAGCAGGGTTACAGCGACGAGAGCTACTGGGCACGCGGACAGGCCTGGGGCATCGCCGGCATGGCTATTTCCTATCGTTACGAGCGCCTACCAGCGTATCGGGACACTTTCGAGCGGCTTCTTTCCTTCTACCTTAAACGCCTACCCGATGATCTCGTGCCCTATTGGGATCTTATCTTCTCGGACAGCGATGGAGAGCCGCGCGACAGTTCGGCAGCTGCCATCGTCGCCTGCGGTCTTCTGGAAATGGCGGAGCTGGAGACGCCGGAAAAGGCGGAAGAGTACCGCGAACTGGCAAAACGCATGGTGAAGAGCCTCGCCGATATCTACGCCGTCCGGGATCCGGAAATCTCCAACGGGCAACTTCTGCACGGCACCTATTCCAAGAGGACGCCGCACAATACCTGCCGGGGCGAAGGCGTCGATGAGTGCGTCTCCTGGGGCGATTATTATTATCTGGAAGCGCTGATCCGCCTTTCGCGCAACTGGTCTTCCTATTGGTGA
- a CDS encoding carbohydrate-binding protein, with the protein MKLTLKVVNAAGAILAEAAAEDEVFLVYRAEYCEGDRLVVEASEPGHIWLSLDAAMPPTLVFLQKAEFVLPVPFAAKRKSYPPQAFNGNIHRIAARCALAGEIGARRNLALNPFDDHENTALFPHVHASTETRGEAAFAARNVIDGEKVSAGHGFWPYTSWGINRDPEASLTLVFGRAVLIDQLTFYLRADFPHDAWWEEASVTFSDGDSARFTLQKTGAAQTFPVAPRRVEWIRLHDLKKADDPSPFPALTQIEVWGADLREAS; encoded by the coding sequence ATGAAGCTTACACTCAAGGTCGTCAATGCGGCTGGCGCCATTCTGGCGGAGGCTGCGGCGGAGGACGAGGTGTTCCTCGTCTATCGCGCCGAATATTGCGAAGGCGACAGGCTCGTCGTCGAAGCTTCTGAGCCGGGCCATATCTGGCTCAGCCTTGATGCGGCCATGCCGCCCACGCTTGTTTTTTTGCAGAAGGCCGAATTTGTCCTGCCGGTTCCTTTCGCGGCGAAGCGCAAGTCCTATCCGCCGCAGGCTTTCAACGGGAACATTCACCGGATTGCGGCACGTTGTGCGCTTGCCGGTGAGATCGGTGCTCGCAGGAATCTCGCCCTGAACCCGTTCGATGATCACGAAAACACCGCGCTGTTTCCGCATGTCCATGCGAGTACCGAAACGCGTGGGGAAGCCGCATTTGCGGCCCGTAATGTCATCGACGGCGAAAAGGTGAGCGCCGGCCATGGTTTCTGGCCCTATACCAGCTGGGGTATCAACCGTGATCCTGAAGCCTCGTTGACGCTTGTTTTCGGTCGCGCGGTTCTGATCGACCAGCTGACATTTTATCTGAGGGCGGATTTTCCCCATGACGCCTGGTGGGAAGAGGCAAGCGTCACATTTTCCGACGGCGACAGTGCGCGCTTCACCCTGCAGAAAACCGGTGCCGCCCAGACGTTCCCGGTCGCGCCGCGCCGGGTGGAATGGATCCGCCTCCACGATCTGAAAAAAGCGGATGACCCCTCGCCTTTTCCCGCGCTGACACAAATCGAGGTCTGGGGCGCGGATCTGCGGGAAGCATCGTAA
- a CDS encoding FadR/GntR family transcriptional regulator, whose product MVIDVAEQQKQRSKSSGSLVTKVSLSLRHAIASGQYGPGDRLPSEIEMTETHGVSRTVVREAVTALRCDGLVEVRQGAGIFVLKREKERLPAPGVDRARLSSDLEVLEIRTPLEIEAAGLAALRRSPSQEEAIFDCHARLLKCIDENRSIREADLALHMAIAAATNNPLFTQFLELHGQAVIPQSRVVPETRENDQTAYRRLIHREHEAIVIAISDRNEQDAKLAMQAHLRGSQNRYRDMMRDLRGISHS is encoded by the coding sequence ATGGTGATCGACGTGGCTGAACAGCAAAAACAGCGCAGCAAATCTTCCGGCTCTCTGGTTACCAAAGTCAGTCTGAGCCTTAGACATGCGATTGCGTCAGGGCAATATGGCCCCGGCGACCGCTTGCCCAGCGAGATCGAAATGACGGAGACCCATGGCGTCAGCCGCACGGTGGTGCGCGAGGCGGTCACGGCCCTGCGCTGCGATGGACTGGTGGAAGTTCGCCAGGGGGCGGGCATTTTTGTGCTGAAGCGCGAAAAGGAGAGGTTACCCGCGCCCGGTGTCGATCGCGCCCGGCTTTCGTCCGATCTTGAGGTTCTGGAGATCAGAACGCCGCTTGAAATCGAGGCGGCGGGGCTGGCGGCCCTTCGCCGTTCTCCGTCGCAGGAAGAGGCCATTTTCGACTGTCACGCCCGGCTTCTCAAATGTATCGACGAAAACCGCTCCATTCGCGAGGCCGATCTGGCGCTGCATATGGCCATTGCGGCGGCCACCAACAATCCGCTCTTCACGCAGTTCCTCGAGCTACACGGTCAGGCCGTGATCCCGCAATCCCGCGTGGTGCCCGAGACCCGGGAAAACGACCAGACGGCCTATCGACGGCTGATCCATAGGGAACATGAGGCCATCGTCATCGCCATATCGGACAGGAATGAGCAGGATGCCAAACTGGCCATGCAGGCGCATCTGCGCGGCAGCCAGAACCGCTATCGCGACATGATGCGCGACCTTCGCGGCATTTCGCACAGCTAG
- a CDS encoding DUF624 domain-containing protein — MQWLEGLWTKEGAGIDKNAPSPIGLALFLDIIKREWWEMVKLNLLFIIASLPVVTMPAAMLAVARVCVSLANDENTYLLRDFLEAMRKFALRGTALTAVSGLLVSAGAYATVSYAGAVRHQLIYSLPFAISLAVTLFLILVCAYATVLMVREDLPLRETLRQAAFFALTRPLPMLAVLGFVTALWIAHILFYPVSVFMPATVNFSLGMFALCFAARNAVAKKRLRVSEPAGSST, encoded by the coding sequence ATGCAATGGCTGGAAGGGTTATGGACGAAAGAAGGAGCGGGGATCGACAAGAACGCCCCGTCGCCTATCGGCCTCGCCCTGTTCCTCGATATCATCAAGCGCGAATGGTGGGAGATGGTGAAGCTCAATCTCCTCTTCATCATCGCCAGCCTGCCGGTGGTGACGATGCCGGCGGCGATGCTGGCCGTGGCCCGCGTCTGCGTTTCCCTCGCAAATGACGAAAATACCTATCTGCTGCGCGATTTTCTCGAGGCGATGCGGAAATTCGCCCTGCGCGGCACCGCACTTACAGCTGTCAGCGGGCTTCTGGTCAGCGCCGGTGCCTATGCGACCGTCAGCTATGCCGGGGCCGTTCGGCATCAACTCATCTATAGCCTGCCTTTTGCGATCAGTCTGGCGGTGACGCTGTTCCTCATCCTAGTCTGCGCCTATGCCACCGTTCTCATGGTGCGAGAGGACCTGCCGCTTCGGGAGACGCTGCGGCAAGCGGCATTTTTTGCACTCACCAGGCCGCTGCCGATGCTTGCGGTGCTCGGTTTCGTCACGGCACTCTGGATCGCGCATATCCTGTTTTATCCGGTGTCCGTGTTCATGCCGGCAACCGTCAATTTTTCGCTCGGCATGTTCGCCCTGTGCTTTGCGGCAAGAAACGCCGTCGCGAAAAAGCGCCTGCGGGTGTCCGAACCGGCGGGGAGCAGCACTTAA